A single genomic interval of Selenobaculum gibii harbors:
- the mqnC gene encoding cyclic dehypoxanthinyl futalosine synthase encodes MSLSPKEGLDLLCNGDVLALGKQADEVRRSLHPDNTVTFIVDRNINYSNVCVSECKFCAFYRRKGEKGQYLLSNDVILKKIDETISAGGTQVMIQGGLHPDLDFQYYLDMLNLIKKKYRITIHSFSPAEVIHMAKKANLSILDTLKELKKAGLDSLPGGGAEILVDEVRQRVSPKKISAGEWLEVMEIAHGIGLESTATMVIGMGETLEQRIEHMEKVRQLQKRTGGFRAFITWTFQPGNTELGGKKVTAWDYLKTLAVTRIYLDNIKHIQGSWVTQGQNIGQLTLAFGADDLGSIMLEENVVRAAGTSYQMSIDKMVNIIRDAGKVAAQRDTQYNIIRKFE; translated from the coding sequence GTAGCTTACATCCGGATAATACAGTAACTTTTATAGTTGATAGAAATATCAACTATAGCAATGTATGTGTAAGTGAATGCAAGTTTTGTGCATTTTATCGTCGTAAAGGGGAAAAGGGGCAGTATTTATTATCGAATGATGTCATTCTTAAAAAGATTGATGAAACGATTTCAGCAGGGGGAACACAAGTTATGATTCAGGGGGGGTTACACCCTGATTTGGATTTTCAATATTATCTTGATATGCTGAATTTAATAAAAAAGAAGTATCGGATTACTATCCATTCTTTTTCGCCAGCAGAGGTCATTCATATGGCGAAGAAAGCCAATTTATCTATTTTAGATACGCTTAAAGAATTAAAAAAAGCCGGATTAGATTCACTTCCGGGAGGCGGTGCTGAAATTTTAGTCGATGAAGTTAGGCAGCGTGTCAGTCCAAAGAAAATATCAGCTGGTGAGTGGCTAGAAGTCATGGAAATTGCGCATGGCATTGGTCTTGAGAGTACTGCAACGATGGTAATCGGTATGGGAGAGACGCTAGAGCAAAGGATTGAACATATGGAAAAGGTTCGTCAATTGCAAAAGCGTACGGGCGGCTTCCGGGCATTTATTACATGGACATTCCAACCCGGGAATACTGAACTTGGCGGGAAAAAAGTTACTGCCTGGGATTATTTAAAGACGTTGGCTGTAACGAGAATTTATTTAGATAATATTAAACATATTCAAGGTTCGTGGGTAACGCAAGGGCAAAATATTGGACAACTTACGTTAGCTTTTGGGGCAGATGATTTAGGTAGTATTATGTTAGAAGAAAATGTGGTCAGAGCCGCAGGAACTTCTTATCAAATGTCAATTGATAAGATGGTAAATATAATTCGTGACGCTGGAAAGGTTGCCGCTCAACGTGATACCCAGTATAATATAATAAGAAAATTTGAATAG
- a CDS encoding MTAP family purine nucleoside phosphorylase: MSIPNVEFAVIGGSGTLSSDFPLGAKADDVTILEDELVFDTPYGTSPVFRLFSVGKKKVLTCRMHGWRSEVSRADASRQIFWVFREAGVKRIISEGGVGTINPLLDPRDFLIPDDYLDMSERKGVGLEGKYLLIMRDALCHELRQTLIEKTRAEYKGRIFTRGTYAVTEGRHFESPAEIAMLKGHADIVGQSICPEVYLAREIGACYAGIYFVVNYGEGLVKSWSHEVLENIFYDDAPMISRIILDTIRDTKSEGKCECKDLRKETLLKGIYNK, encoded by the coding sequence ATGAGTATACCAAATGTAGAATTTGCTGTAATCGGAGGATCAGGTACATTGTCTAGCGATTTTCCATTGGGTGCAAAAGCTGATGATGTAACGATATTAGAAGATGAACTCGTTTTTGATACGCCATATGGGACAAGTCCGGTTTTTCGTTTATTTTCGGTAGGTAAGAAAAAAGTTTTAACTTGTAGAATGCATGGTTGGCGTAGTGAAGTGAGCCGAGCGGATGCGTCCAGACAAATCTTTTGGGTGTTTCGGGAAGCTGGAGTAAAACGAATTATCTCAGAAGGTGGAGTTGGGACAATCAATCCACTATTAGATCCGCGTGATTTTTTAATTCCAGATGATTATCTTGATATGTCAGAGCGTAAAGGCGTGGGCTTGGAAGGTAAGTATTTACTGATTATGCGTGATGCGCTTTGCCATGAACTGCGTCAAACGTTGATTGAAAAAACGAGAGCTGAATATAAAGGCAGAATTTTTACCCGTGGAACTTATGCAGTAACTGAAGGCAGACATTTTGAAAGCCCAGCAGAAATTGCAATGTTAAAAGGACATGCTGATATTGTTGGACAAAGTATTTGCCCAGAAGTGTATTTAGCAAGGGAAATTGGTGCATGTTATGCAGGAATATATTTTGTTGTAAATTATGGTGAAGGGTTAGTAAAATCTTGGTCGCATGAAGTTTTGGAAAATATTTTTTACGATGATGCTCCAATGATTAGTCGTATTATTTTAGATACAATTCGCGATACAAAAAGTGAAGGAAAATGTGAATGTAAAGATCTTCGCAAAGAAACACTATTAAAAGGTATTTACAATAAGTAG
- the guaA gene encoding glutamine-hydrolyzing GMP synthase, giving the protein MESKHHEMVLILDFGGQYNQLIARRVRECGVYCEIVPYDYSIEKIKAKNPRGIIFTGGPNSVYGDDTPKADPQVFELGIPVLGICYGHQFMAYTLGGVVESPDIREYGKTAIALDGACKLFEGIDADNECWMSHTDFVSKAPAGFKIVATTKQCPIAAMANKTKKLYGVQFHPEVEHTPYGKKMLANFLFDVCELEADWNMSSFAESKIAEIKKIVGDKKVLCALSGGVDSSVAAVLVHKAVGKQLTCVFVDHGLLRKDEGDQVEAIFREQFDMNLIRVDAKDRFLGKLAGISDPERKRKIIGEEFIRVFEEESNKLGKIDFLVQGTIYPDVVESGTKTSATIKSHHNVGGLPEDMDLELIEPLRELFKDEVRAVGEELGIPHHLVWRQPFPGPGLAIRVLGEITEEKLFITREADAIFRDEVAKAGLEGKIWQYFACLPNIRSVGVMGDERTYCHTVALRAVTSSDGMTSDWAHIPYEVLDKISRRIVNEVKGVNRIVYDITSKPPSTIEWE; this is encoded by the coding sequence TTGGAAAGTAAGCATCATGAAATGGTATTAATATTAGATTTCGGTGGTCAATATAATCAATTGATTGCCAGACGTGTAAGAGAATGTGGCGTTTATTGTGAAATAGTGCCTTATGATTATAGTATTGAAAAAATTAAAGCGAAAAATCCACGTGGTATTATTTTTACAGGTGGACCGAATAGCGTGTATGGAGATGATACACCAAAAGCAGATCCACAAGTTTTTGAACTAGGAATTCCTGTACTTGGAATTTGTTATGGACACCAATTTATGGCATATACATTGGGCGGAGTAGTAGAAAGCCCAGATATTAGAGAATACGGAAAAACTGCAATTGCTTTAGATGGCGCATGCAAGTTATTTGAAGGAATTGATGCCGATAACGAATGCTGGATGAGTCATACAGATTTTGTTTCTAAAGCACCAGCAGGCTTCAAAATTGTTGCAACTACGAAACAATGTCCAATTGCAGCAATGGCAAATAAAACAAAAAAATTATATGGTGTACAATTCCATCCAGAAGTTGAACATACACCATATGGCAAAAAAATGTTGGCGAATTTCTTATTTGATGTTTGTGAATTAGAAGCAGATTGGAATATGTCTTCTTTTGCTGAGAGTAAAATCGCTGAAATTAAAAAAATCGTTGGCGATAAAAAAGTTTTATGTGCTTTATCCGGTGGTGTTGATTCCTCAGTTGCAGCAGTGCTTGTACATAAGGCTGTTGGTAAACAATTAACTTGTGTGTTCGTTGATCATGGCTTACTTAGAAAAGATGAGGGTGATCAAGTAGAGGCGATTTTTAGAGAACAATTCGATATGAACTTAATTCGTGTTGATGCAAAAGATCGTTTTCTTGGAAAACTTGCTGGGATATCTGATCCAGAGCGTAAACGTAAAATTATTGGTGAAGAATTCATTCGTGTATTTGAAGAAGAATCTAATAAACTTGGCAAAATTGATTTCCTAGTACAAGGTACAATTTATCCAGACGTTGTTGAAAGTGGAACAAAAACCTCTGCGACAATTAAAAGTCATCATAACGTAGGTGGTTTGCCAGAAGATATGGATCTAGAATTGATTGAACCACTTCGTGAATTGTTTAAAGATGAAGTTCGTGCGGTTGGTGAAGAATTGGGAATTCCACATCATTTAGTATGGCGTCAACCATTCCCAGGTCCAGGTCTTGCAATTCGTGTACTTGGTGAAATTACGGAAGAAAAACTATTTATCACGCGCGAAGCAGATGCAATCTTTAGAGATGAAGTTGCAAAAGCAGGCCTAGAAGGTAAGATATGGCAATACTTTGCTTGCTTGCCAAATATTCGTTCCGTAGGTGTTATGGGTGATGAAAGAACTTACTGTCACACAGTAGCACTAAGAGCAGTAACCAGTTCCGATGGAATGACTTCCGATTGGGCACATATTCCATACGAAGTATTAGATAAAATTTCCCGCCGTATCGTTAACGAAGTAAAAGGTGTAAATAGAATTGTTTATGATATAACAAGTAAACCACCATCCACAATTGAGTGGGAGTAA
- a CDS encoding JAB domain-containing protein: protein MRKKNFKGRCEKRVIAKCNEVCRTYDAIQYVYADILQASDEVKEIRCNVPLNGRDISEYTSDFVCVKSDNDLMVRECVFRKFLMKALTVKLLDASREYWLRHGVTDWGLVIDEKNDLLKDGDNIIRVLEVKPDKILIIDCIKRTMPVWVESSALDSFSCCTDEVLNQATNFIVTDIENLNANQKRIMFERYTLIASIFPFVAEERMRSKVIDSIDTEHNISKQTIRNYLCLYLVYMNIIVLAPRQRLDDDGKLTQDEKNIRWALNKFFYTTKKQSLMTAYTMMLKEKYCDSMDILANQYPSFYQFRYFYRKTKKMQNFYISRDGLKSYQRNNKPLIGDSIRSFAPAIGAGMLYSTILVQNEHIHFHPSGDALPIQEDITIIRKLVEAGKLLDINILDHIIIGKGNFESLKERGIL from the coding sequence GTGAGGAAGAAAAATTTTAAAGGTCGTTGTGAAAAACGTGTCATTGCAAAGTGCAATGAAGTATGCAGGACATACGATGCGATCCAGTATGTCTATGCAGATATTCTGCAAGCAAGTGATGAAGTAAAAGAAATCAGGTGCAATGTCCCGCTTAATGGGCGGGACATTAGCGAATACACATCGGATTTTGTCTGCGTCAAGTCTGACAATGATTTGATGGTGCGTGAATGTGTGTTCCGCAAGTTTCTGATGAAGGCACTTACGGTCAAGCTGCTGGATGCTTCAAGGGAATACTGGTTAAGGCATGGGGTCACCGATTGGGGGTTAGTCATTGATGAGAAAAATGATTTGTTGAAGGACGGTGACAACATTATCAGGGTTTTAGAGGTAAAGCCTGATAAAATCCTCATTATCGACTGCATCAAAAGGACTATGCCCGTATGGGTGGAATCTTCGGCTTTGGATTCCTTCTCTTGCTGCACTGATGAAGTACTGAACCAGGCTACAAATTTTATCGTCACCGATATTGAAAATCTAAATGCTAATCAGAAAAGAATCATGTTTGAGCGTTATACATTAATTGCATCAATTTTCCCTTTTGTAGCAGAGGAAAGAATGCGTTCAAAAGTTATCGATTCTATAGATACAGAACACAACATATCTAAGCAGACCATCAGAAACTATTTATGCTTGTATTTGGTCTATATGAATATAATAGTCCTTGCCCCAAGGCAACGGCTAGACGATGATGGAAAGCTTACACAAGATGAAAAAAACATACGATGGGCTTTGAACAAATTCTTCTATACCACGAAAAAGCAATCACTTATGACTGCTTATACCATGATGCTGAAAGAGAAGTATTGTGATAGTATGGATATTCTAGCAAACCAATACCCGTCTTTTTATCAATTTCGTTACTTCTACCGTAAAACAAAAAAGATGCAGAACTTCTATATTTCCAGAGATGGATTGAAGAGTTACCAGAGAAATAACAAGCCTCTTATTGGTGATAGCATACGGTCGTTTGCTCCTGCTATTGGCGCTGGTATGCTGTATTCTACTATACTTGTTCAGAACGAACATATACATTTCCACCCCAGTGGTGATGCGCTGCCAATCCAAGAAGACATTACTATCATTAGAAAACTGGTCGAAGCAGGTAAGTTACTGGATATTAACATTTTGGACCATATTATTATCGGTAAGGGGAATTTTGAGAGTTTAAAAGAGCGAGGAATCTTGTGA